The Candidatus Methylomirabilis sp. region CGTGGAGCTGGCGGGGGGCGTCCGGTTCCTCTGCCACGGGCACGGGGAGCAAGCCGGCCGATATCGGATCGGCCGCCAGGTGGCGATCGAAGAAGTAGACGGGATCTACTACGCCTCCACGCTGACCCTGCGGGAGCGGATCAGCCTCATCTGGCGGCGCCGGGGCGAAGCCGAGGCGAAGCTCCGCTCCATCTTCCGGACCGCCCTCCACCACCTCCGCCGGCGGCCCTGAGGGCAGCCCCACCGCCTCACTGCGCGGAGGTCGGCTCCGCGTCCCCGCCCGAGAGCTTCCGCTTCTCCCGGAGGAAGGCCTCTTTGCCCGCCTCGTAGGCACCGGTGAGGAGGTCCTTGTTTTCCTCCAGCAATTCCTTCCCCGTCGAGACCACCTCTTCGACCCGGTCCCGCCACTCCCGGACCCGACCCTCGGCCTTGTCCCGGAACTCCCTCACGGTCTCTTCGGTCTTCTCCTGCGCCTCCTCGGCGAACTGCCGGAGGCGGACCCGGGTCCGCTTCCCGCTCTCGGGCGCGTACAGGAGGCCCACGAAGGCGCCCAGGGCGCCCCCCAGGAGGAAGGCGAGGACAACGGCCGATCCCGAAATCCCGCGCTCGCTGCTCATGGCTTACTCCTTCCTCCGCAGGAGCCGGCGCACCAGCGTCCAGGTCCCCGTCTTGACCCCGGCCACCAGGCTCA contains the following coding sequences:
- a CDS encoding YtxH domain-containing protein; this translates as MSSERGISGSAVVLAFLLGGALGAFVGLLYAPESGKRTRVRLRQFAEEAQEKTEETVREFRDKAEGRVREWRDRVEEVVSTGKELLEENKDLLTGAYEAGKEAFLREKRKLSGGDAEPTSAQ